Proteins encoded in a region of the Zea mays cultivar B73 chromosome 2, Zm-B73-REFERENCE-NAM-5.0, whole genome shotgun sequence genome:
- the LOC103649142 gene encoding LOW QUALITY PROTEIN: transcription initiation factor TFIID subunit 2 (The sequence of the model RefSeq protein was modified relative to this genomic sequence to represent the inferred CDS: inserted 4 bases in 3 codons; substituted 2 bases at 2 genomic stop codons): MDGATVEFDYSPHWKNESDQPNWSSVSCLKTAADAACSMYTLSLNREATPNLIVSSERSVKSMTEQQLDENMEEGIENSAVEEGKEKENDKEKEEENGNEKSKETGNETEYEKVKNIKLVHIDYILEKAETGVQFDLEFTVSMDFIAVSNGDLLYQANCSVCESDVSGATALSSTAASSDLYGTQAIGSYGKVRSLKAVAVFKCWRSRWDQTHFGSFMPGYNGVLTVSCIRTLVRIAKKVPSFVCLDHIFELVAPFRNMDKPWKGHDPLPPLTLVGLLHLLAGTKAYNNIFLRHQVFCILQVAAGRSPTLFGVPKVLTPPLVVNYIFSDQHTKDDSSIPQPSXSQEPSTSTPSVREVLPTSGPTQDADNXSYCSERRNVVKIRVKLTASSSKASDADHRGHSDGARNENEPGQCSSMSMDAPMAGAANEPLNVSNHNIEEQNSCHDLGSRMSASVSNAKLMDRHDISKELQCTADSRLDTVPKDQFSPAINPPEVLDKPGSQLEGVSNYDVNQAPEXLNGVETEEREKNKKDKKLKRDEKLDKKIXPRVSREKLLNKKEKKELARKQLEGXRATPEQRRAVNPSGSQEVLPSRPPAPVLSVETPVRISEPQVSSKETAVDTARAAAKPRIKIRVKPLVRKSEGN, encoded by the exons ATGGATGGTGCAACTGTTGAGTTTGACTATTCCCCTCATTGGAAAAATGAAAGTGATCAACCGAATTGGTCTTCAGTATCATGTTTGAAGACTGCTGCTGATGCTGCATGTTCAATGTATACTTTGTCTCTAAATCGAGAAGCTACACCAAATCTTATTGTGTCATCTGAGAGATCAGTCAAGTCAATGACTGAACAGCAGTTAGATGAAAACA TGGAAGAGGGAATAGAAAATTCTGCAGTGGAAGAAggaaaggaaaaggaaaatgaTAAGGAAAAAGAAGAGGAAAATGGAAATGAGAAGAGCAAGGAAACTGGAAATGAGACTGAATATGAAAAG GTGAAGAACATAAAACTGGTTCACATAGATTATATTTTGGAGAAGGCTGAAACTGGCGTTCA ATTTGACCTAGAATTTACAgttagcatggatttcattgctgTCAGCAATGGTGACTTGCTTTACCAG GCTAACTGCTCAGTATGTGAATCTGATGTTAGTGGTGCAACTGCTTTGAGCTCTACTGCTGCTTCAAGTGATTTATATGGAACTCAAGCAATCGGTTCATATGGGAAAGTTCGTTCATTGAAAGCT GTAGCTGTTTTCAAATGTTGGAGAAGCAGATGGGACCAGACTCATTTCGGAAG CTTTATGCCTGGTTATAATGGGGTCTTGACTGTCAGCTGCATTCGTACCCTTGTACGAATAGCAAAGAAGGTGCCATCTTTTGTATGCCTT GATCACATTTTTGAATTGGTTGCCCCTTTCCGCAACATGGACAAACCATGGAAA ggtcatgatccattaccacccctaactCTAGTTGGTCTTCTTCATCTGCTTGCTGGCACAAAGGCATACAATAACATATTTCTTCGTCATCAAGTGTTCTGCATATTGCAAGTTGCTGCTGGAAG GTCCCCAACGTTATTTGGTGTTCCAAAGGTCCTCACACCCCCTCTGGTGGTCAACTACATCTTCAGTGATCAACACACTAAAGATGATTCCTCAATTCCTCAACCATCATAGTCTCAGGAACCTTCCACTAGCACTCCTAGTGTCCGGGAGGTCTTACCGACCTCTGGACCCACTCAAGATGCTGATA TATCTTACTGCAGTGAAAGAAGGAATGTGGTCAAAATTAGGGTGAAGCTTACTGCATCTTCCAGTAAAGCATCTGATGCTGACCATAGAGGCCATTCTGATGGCGCAAGAAATGAAAATGAACCGGGTCAATGCAGCTCAATGTCAATGGATGCCCCCATGGCTGGAGCAGCAAATGAACCATTAAATGTAAGCAATCATAACATTGAGGAACAAAACTCATGTCACGACCTTGGATCAAGGATGTCGGCAAGTGTTAGCAATGCTAAACTAATGGACAGACATGATATTTCCAAGGAGCTACAGTGCACTGCTGATTCCAGGCTGGATACTGTTCCCAAGGATCAGTTCTCTCCTGCCATTAATCCGCCGGAAGTTTTAGACAAACCTGGCAGTCAGCTTGAAGGTGTCTCCAACTATGATGTAAACCAAGCTCCAGA ACTGAACGGAGTGGAAAcagaagagagagaaaaaaacaaGAAAGATAAAAAGCTGAAACGTGACGAAAAACTAGATAAAAAAATATGACCCAGAGTATCTAGAGAAAAGCTCCTTAATAAGAAGGAAAAGAAAGAGTTGGCCAGAAAGCAGCTAGAAG GAAGAGCTACCCCTGAACAGCGGAGAGCAGTGAACCCTTCAGGTTCACAGGAAGTTTTGCCTTCAAGGCCACCAGCTCCAGTTCTAAGTGTTGAAACACCTGTTCGAATCTCTGAACCCCAGGTATCAAGCAAGGAAACAGCTGTAGATACTGCACGTGCAGCagccaaaccaaggataaagatcAGAGTCAAGCCCTTGGTAAGAAAATCTGAAGGGAATTAA